The genomic stretch CATTCGGCGATGCCTACCGGGGTGGCGTTGATGCGATCGGCCATTTCCGCACGCGTCAGCCTGTTTTCGTTGCGCCAGGCGCGGAGGCGAACGTTTGGGATGTAGTCGGGCATCTTCGGGTCTTCCTCCCGGCTGGGGGCTCGAAAGGGGAAATGAGTGGGCCGTTCAGGGGTCCTGCTCAGACTCGGTTGCCGGTGGACTTGTCATCAATCAACCACGGTACGTCACGCGGCCTCCCGCCACAGGGAACACCGGATGAACGAGGAGATGGCGACGGTGAGCCGGCCAGACGAGACAAGCAAGACGTCGCCGTGCCCCGGCTGCCGGGGACGCGGGATCAAGCTGCGCGACTCGCGCCGTGCGCTCCTCATCGGCGACAGCGACACAGATCAGACCCCTAGTGAGGAGCGGGAATGTCTCGACTGCCTCGGAGGCGGCCAGGCCGAAGGGAACGGGAAACGAACTCGATCATGCAAGCGGCGCTGAACTTCCCGCAGAAGCAGGAAGAGGGCGACATGCTCGTCCGGCTGCGCGACCAGCTCACGAACCTCGGTGTCAACGCCGAGCTGCGGGACAACAACACCGCGCTCATGGTGCACAAGCGGGAGCCGGGGATACCGGTGTGGGTGTTCGTCGGGTTCGGCGGGGCCTACTACTCCTGGCAGAGCGCCGAGCAGCGGCACCCGACCAGTGATCCGGAGGGTGCGGCGAAGCTCCTGGCTGAGTACATCGCCAGGTGATGACCGGCGCGGCGAGACGAGCGCGTTCCCTGTCGGAGGGGGTAGGGACGCCGCCGCCTCGTCTCGTCGCGCCGCTCCCGGCAGGCAGTTGCAGTGGTGTGCCCCCGCGGCGACCTTTCCCCGCCCGGCTGCTGTGCTGCCTGCCGGTTCTCTCTGTACGGCCTCCCGCCTTGTGGCAACTTCGTGGACAGGCTGTGGCTGGCCGGTTACTCTCAAACTTAGTAAAACAACCTGTCGGCTGTTGGACGGTCATGATGTCGCTGGAGTCCGTGCCGCCTAAGTATGCGCAGCTTGTCCAGACTCTCCAGAGGCGCATCGAGGCAGGAGACTACCCACCGGGCACGCTTCTCCCCAGTGAGAACCAGCTCATCCAAGAGTTCAGCGTCTCCCGTCCCACCGTGGTCGCCGCCCTGCGGGTGCTGCGTGAGCAGGGCTGGATCGAGTCCCAGCAGGGCAAGGGGCGCTTCGTGCGCGGCCGTCCGGCCATGGCCTCCATTGAGCAGAAGCGGCCTGGACAGGCGTACCTGACCAAGCCGGAGGCCGACACTACGGGCGAGGTTGTCGAAGTGGGCGCTGTGGCGGCCCCGAACCGCGTTGGTGTGCTGCTGGACGTACAGCCCAAGAGCAAGGTGTTCGTCCGGCGGCGGCTCATCGTGCGTGACGGCGAGCCGACCGAGCTGGTGTCGCTCTGGCTGCCGTTGGATCTCTCCGGAGGTACGGATCTCACCAGTGGTGAGCCGTTGCGGCAGGGGTTCCGGGAGCATCTTCAGGCTCGTAAGGGCGTCCGGTTCGACCACATCGTGGAGCAGATCACCGCGCGCATGCCTGCGTCCGACGAGGCCAAGCAACTGGCCATGCCCAAGAACATCCCGCTCCTAGCGGTCTTCGGCGCTGTCCGTGATGCCTCCGGCCGGCCCCTTGCTGTCGTCGAGGTCCTGCTCCCTGCTGACCGGCACGAGTTGGAAGACGCCTACCCGATCACGTGATCGGGCTGCCGTCTATGTGCAGCGGTGGTCCCAATCGCTAGAGCTGATGTCGCTGAACTCCACAACGACGGCTCTACCGTCTCCGGTGTCCTCGCCCCAGGTCAGACGGACGTTGGCCTCGTTCTCCACTCCGGCAATCGCGGCCTTGCGGTAGTAGGCACCGATCTCCCCCGCCGACAGGCCGGTGCTGAGAGGCAGTCGGATCTCATAGTGGCAGTAGTCGCCACTTCCACCGGAGTTCTTGCCGAATTCGGCTTCGGTGTCGCCATTGCTGCGTGTCTCAGGCGGCAGCGGGATGGCCAGCACTCGCTCATGAAAGTCGTCGAGCCGGGCATCGTCGCGCCACACCGGCTTCATGATCAGCAGGAACAGCCCGACCAGCGGGGCGATCACGGCCACGGCTAAGCAGCCCCACAGGATTCGCATCAGATCCTCCCCAGATGTCCGACCATCGGCTTGGGCGCCTGTCTATCGCACAGGTGACACGCCCGTCACCTCACACCTAGTCACTTGACCTAGCAAGCTACACAGAGTTACGGTCTAACTACTTGATAGGTCGAGTGCCTGTCATTCAAGAGACCGTTATGGCTCTGCAAGGCCCCATCCCGGTCACCTTCGCCATGGTCTTCCCGCACGGCTGCTACATCGTCGGCGAGGTCGAGCCCGTCAAGGACTTCGACGCCTCGTCCAACGGCCGGTTCGTGCAGGCCCGCGACAAGCAGACCGCAGAGCTGGTCTGGCAGGTCGCGGTCATGGACGGTGACCCGACCCTCAAGCCCGCCCAGAAGACGGTGGCGGTCAAGATCCTGGCCCCGGTTCAGCCGGTGCCTCCGCAGCCGATGCCGGGGCTGCCGTTCACGCCGGTCGAGTTCGACGGCATCTCGGTCACGCCGTACGTCAACGCGGCCGGCCGTCTGGCCTACTCCATCAAGGTCCACGACATGCACGCTCCCCGACAGACCGCCCAACCCGCCAAGGCCGGAAAGGAAGCCGCCTGATGACCCGACGCCGCACCCCGCGTAACAGCGTGATCCGGCTGACCACCGGACACGCCGCCCGCACCATGAACCACCCGTTCGCCCGCCGTGAGCCCGTCCTGGCGCTCGACTTCGGCGCCACCTCCGTCCTGGTCACCACGAGCGGGCCGGTGACGGCGGAAGACCTGGAGTTCGCGCGCCAGCTCGCCCGCGAGGCCCACCGCTTCGCCCACTCCCTGGAACGCAGCTTCTACGGCCTTACCGACGATCAGGGAGTGGCGGCATGAGCGAACACCGGCCCTACACCTACGTCGCCTTGTCCATACGACCCGACTCCGACCCGCACGTCGGCGTCTCCTTCCACACGCCGCGCCTCCAGATCCGCGCCCGACTGCTGGTCAGCAATCCCCGGCCGTACCTGGAATTCGCCTCCCACGAGGCCAACGTGCACATCTCCACCACCGGGGCCGGGCCGGTCACCGACGCCGACCTGAACATCGCTCGCGAGATCTTCAACGCCGCCGCTCGTTACCTGGCCGACTGCGAGCTGCTGCACGCCGAAGAGTCGGCCAAGGACGCCACCGACACGGCGGCCTGACGCGAAGCGGGGCCGCTGGAAGCGGCAACTTCCGGCGGCCCCTCGGTTCTCCCCTGACTCCACATCACGAGAGGTTCCCAGCTTATGTTCAAGCGGCTGCCTGGCGATGAGGCGCGCAACCTCGTCTCCACCACGCCGGATACGGCCGTCGTCTTCCGACCGGCCGTGCTCCAGACTCCCGCCATCATCACCTTCCTCGTCTACGGTTGGCGCTTCCTGGCTGCCCTCGTCCGCACGACATGGCGGCATCCTGTCGCCGTCGCCGTCCCCGTCGTCCTCGGCGGCATCGGGTACTGGTACGGCTGGCCTGCTGCGGCATCCACCCTTGGCTTCGTCGTCCTGTCCATGCTCGCCTGGGCCTGCACCGACGGCGATCTCTTCTCCCGCATCGTCGGCTTCCGGTTGCTTGCCCTGTGGCGGCTGGTGTCGGTCTACCGGCGTCACTGGCATGGCGTCATGGACGTCTCCGGACTGGCCAAGCGCATCAACGGTCGCGTCTACATGCCGCGTCTGCTCCGCGTCACCTGCGACAGCTGGGCCGACCGCATCACGGTCCGGATGCTCGGCGGCCAGGCGGTCAAAGACTGGTCCGACCGCATCGACAACCTCGCCCAAGGCTTCGGCGCAACCTCCTGCCGGGTCGCGCTCGTCAAGGGTGGCCGATTGCTGCTGACCTTCCCGCGCAGCGATCCGCTCGCCGCGCCCATGCCCGCCCTTCCCATCCCGGACGAACCATCGGTCGGACCGGTCGAGATCGGCAAGCAAGAGGACGGCCGACCGCTCCGGCTCAAGGTCCACGGCACGCACGTCCTGATCGCGGGCGCGACCGGGGCGGGCAAGGGTTCGTTCCTGTGGGACACCATCCGCGGGCTGCTTCCCGCCATGCGGGCGGGCCTGGCCGAGGTCTGGGCGCTGGATCCCAAGCTGATGGAGCTGTCCTTCGGACGCGAGCTGTTCCAGGGCCGGTACGCCGCCGATCCGTCCGACTGCGCCGACCTGCTCGACGAGGCCGTCTCCGTCATGCAGAAGCGAGCGGCCCGCTTCGCCGGTCTCCAACGCTCCCACGTCCCGACGATCGAGGACCCGTTCGTCCTGGTGCTCGTGGACGAGGTGGCGTTCCTGACCGGCTACCAACCCGACCGGCAACTCCGGCAGCGCATCTCCGCCGCCCTGGCCACCCTCGCCACCCAAGGCCGCTCGGTCGGCGTCGGCGTCATGGCCGCCCTCCAAGACCCACGCAAGGAGGTCATGAACATCCGCAACCTGTTCCCCGACAAGATCGCCCTCCAACTCGACGAGTCGGAGCAGGTGGACATGGTCCTCGGCGACGGCGCACGCGATCGAGGCGCACTCGCCGACCACATCTCGCCCATCCCCGAGCAAGGGGCCGGCGTCGCCTACATGCGGCTAGAGACATCACCCGAACCGATCAGAGTGAGAGCCGCCTACGTCTCCGACACCGACATCCGCGCCATGGTCGCCTACTACGGGCAGGCCGCATGACACTCGCCCACTTCCTCGACGGCCTTCGCTGCGCCACCTGCCTCACCCTGAACGTTCTCTGGCTCGATCCCGTCCGCGCCCTGGTCAAGTGCTCCGAATGCGGCCAGACCGCGCTCATCGTCACTGAACCCGATGAAGGGAGGACCGCATGACCCATGCGCAAGACCCCGCCCTCCCTCGAGCTGTCCGACAGGCCATGCCGATGGCCCGAGACGTGCTCGTAGAGGTCGCCAAGCTCCAGGGCGTCTGCATCCGGCCGATCCCGCTCAAGCGGCTCGACACCCACACCGGCAAGTGGGAGATCATCGACGTACCGTGCGGAGCCACCCTCGACAGCAAGTGCCCGCCCTGTGCCAAGCGCAACAAGCAGCTCTGCAAGGCCCAGTGCCGCGAGGGCTGACACCTCGACGAAGAACCCACCATCACACCCGACGAGGCCAA from Nonomuraea polychroma encodes the following:
- a CDS encoding GntR family transcriptional regulator is translated as MPPKYAQLVQTLQRRIEAGDYPPGTLLPSENQLIQEFSVSRPTVVAALRVLREQGWIESQQGKGRFVRGRPAMASIEQKRPGQAYLTKPEADTTGEVVEVGAVAAPNRVGVLLDVQPKSKVFVRRRLIVRDGEPTELVSLWLPLDLSGGTDLTSGEPLRQGFREHLQARKGVRFDHIVEQITARMPASDEAKQLAMPKNIPLLAVFGAVRDASGRPLAVVEVLLPADRHELEDAYPIT
- a CDS encoding FtsK/SpoIIIE domain-containing protein; amino-acid sequence: MFKRLPGDEARNLVSTTPDTAVVFRPAVLQTPAIITFLVYGWRFLAALVRTTWRHPVAVAVPVVLGGIGYWYGWPAAASTLGFVVLSMLAWACTDGDLFSRIVGFRLLALWRLVSVYRRHWHGVMDVSGLAKRINGRVYMPRLLRVTCDSWADRITVRMLGGQAVKDWSDRIDNLAQGFGATSCRVALVKGGRLLLTFPRSDPLAAPMPALPIPDEPSVGPVEIGKQEDGRPLRLKVHGTHVLIAGATGAGKGSFLWDTIRGLLPAMRAGLAEVWALDPKLMELSFGRELFQGRYAADPSDCADLLDEAVSVMQKRAARFAGLQRSHVPTIEDPFVLVLVDEVAFLTGYQPDRQLRQRISAALATLATQGRSVGVGVMAALQDPRKEVMNIRNLFPDKIALQLDESEQVDMVLGDGARDRGALADHISPIPEQGAGVAYMRLETSPEPIRVRAAYVSDTDIRAMVAYYGQAA
- a CDS encoding plasmid replication, integration and excision activator → MALQGPIPVTFAMVFPHGCYIVGEVEPVKDFDASSNGRFVQARDKQTAELVWQVAVMDGDPTLKPAQKTVAVKILAPVQPVPPQPMPGLPFTPVEFDGISVTPYVNAAGRLAYSIKVHDMHAPRQTAQPAKAGKEAA